In Thermosynechococcus sichuanensis E542, a single genomic region encodes these proteins:
- the asnB gene encoding asparagine synthase (glutamine-hydrolyzing) — translation MCGLVGFLNPSFSDHWAATIHKMNATLSHRGPDNEGVWIDEAAGIALGHRRLAILDLSPAGHQPMISDCGRYVLVFNGEIYNHIELRQELTVLGAAPPWRGHSDTETLLAAFSYWGVATTLERLVGMFALALWDRQNRVLTLARDRIGEKPLYYGWVNGALVFASELKAIWAYPAFSNPINRDALALYFRYSWIPAPYSIYEHIWKLPAGTYLQWSAEALSPNTQGTPQAYWSLESVIAKGLAHPFQGTEGEAATQLEHLLRQSLKGQLLADVPLGAFLSGGVDSSTVVALMQSLSSQPVKTFTIGFYEDAYNEAQYAKAVAQHLGTDHTEYYLTGQEARDVIPKLTHLYDEPFADSSQIPTHLVCMIARQHVTVALSGDGGDELFGGYVRYFLTPAIWEKIERLPKPVRRTLASLLKGLSPRQWDQLLGGLSIFLPQNLRYTTIGDKIPKLAKLCEMTSEKEVYLSFLSLIDLPSQFVLNSQEPLLVQEKLAQLSYQLPFESYMMALDLLTYLPDDILVKVDRAAMGVSLETRIPFLDHRIIEFAWTLPLQMKIRQQQGKQVLRKLLYRYIPPTLIERPKMGFGIPLAQWLRSELRDWGAELLNPTRLKQEGYLQPEVVWQYWQEHQTGKRNWAGQLWEILIFQLWLEHSS, via the coding sequence ATGTGTGGCCTAGTCGGTTTTCTCAATCCTAGTTTTTCAGACCACTGGGCAGCAACGATCCACAAGATGAATGCCACCCTTTCCCATCGCGGCCCTGATAATGAGGGAGTTTGGATAGATGAAGCCGCTGGTATTGCCCTAGGCCACCGTCGTTTAGCCATTCTTGATCTTTCCCCGGCAGGGCATCAGCCCATGATTTCGGATTGTGGTCGTTATGTCCTCGTCTTTAATGGTGAAATTTATAACCACATTGAACTGCGTCAGGAATTAACAGTCCTTGGTGCAGCCCCCCCTTGGCGCGGACATTCTGACACTGAGACATTACTGGCTGCTTTTAGCTATTGGGGTGTGGCCACAACCCTAGAAAGGCTAGTTGGCATGTTTGCTCTTGCCCTTTGGGATCGCCAAAATCGGGTATTAACCTTGGCACGAGATCGCATTGGTGAAAAGCCCCTCTACTACGGTTGGGTGAATGGAGCCTTAGTGTTCGCCTCAGAACTCAAAGCCATTTGGGCTTACCCGGCATTTTCTAATCCGATTAATCGGGATGCCTTGGCGCTTTATTTTCGCTATAGCTGGATCCCTGCTCCCTACAGCATCTATGAACATATCTGGAAGCTACCCGCAGGTACCTATCTCCAGTGGTCTGCTGAAGCCCTCAGCCCTAATACTCAAGGCACACCACAAGCCTATTGGTCATTGGAAAGCGTTATCGCTAAAGGACTTGCCCATCCGTTTCAGGGGACAGAGGGCGAAGCAGCGACGCAGTTAGAGCATCTTTTGCGTCAAAGTCTCAAAGGACAGCTTTTAGCGGATGTTCCCCTAGGTGCTTTTTTGTCAGGGGGCGTCGATTCCTCAACGGTTGTCGCTTTGATGCAAAGCCTGTCCTCTCAACCCGTAAAAACATTCACCATTGGCTTCTACGAAGATGCCTATAACGAAGCTCAATACGCTAAAGCAGTCGCCCAACACTTGGGTACCGATCACACTGAATATTACCTCACGGGTCAAGAGGCGCGGGATGTCATTCCCAAACTTACCCACCTTTATGATGAACCCTTTGCCGACTCCTCACAAATTCCGACCCATCTTGTCTGTATGATTGCACGGCAGCACGTCACAGTTGCTTTGTCCGGCGATGGGGGGGATGAACTATTTGGTGGATACGTGCGGTACTTTTTGACCCCTGCGATTTGGGAAAAGATAGAACGTTTGCCCAAACCTGTACGCCGAACCCTTGCATCGTTACTGAAGGGACTATCCCCCAGACAATGGGATCAGCTTTTGGGGGGACTCAGTATCTTTCTGCCTCAGAACTTAAGATATACAACCATAGGGGATAAAATCCCTAAGCTAGCTAAGCTCTGTGAAATGACCTCCGAAAAAGAGGTTTATCTTTCTTTTCTGTCACTGATTGATTTACCTTCCCAGTTTGTCCTTAATAGTCAAGAACCATTATTAGTCCAAGAAAAGCTTGCCCAACTGAGCTATCAACTGCCTTTTGAATCCTATATGATGGCGCTTGATTTACTGACCTATCTCCCCGATGACATTCTTGTAAAGGTCGATCGCGCCGCCATGGGAGTGAGTCTTGAGACCCGTATCCCTTTTCTAGATCATCGAATTATCGAGTTTGCTTGGACACTCCCACTCCAAATGAAAATCCGACAGCAGCAGGGTAAACAAGTACTGCGTAAACTTTTGTATCGCTATATTCCCCCAACTTTGATTGAACGACCTAAAATGGGGTTTGGAATTCCCCTAGCTCAGTGGTTGCGTTCTGAACTGCGGGACTGGGGAGCAGAGTTACTTAATCCAACACGTCTCAAACAGGAGGGCTACCTACAACCCGAAGTTGTGTGGCAATACTGGCAGGAGCACCAAACAGGAAAACGCAATTGGGCAGGACAACTCTGGGAAATCTTGATCTTTCAACTATGGCTAGAGCACAGTTCCTGA
- a CDS encoding EpsG family protein — translation MFPYFLVFLLTLIPSIIETPKWYWIFLFSLYVIFIGLRFEVGGDWLQYIDILEISKHQPWVGFEALLADPAYHWINKIAAALNQEIYFVNLCIAVIYTTCLFTFCQKLKNPYLGLTVAFPYLTTVVAMGYTRQAGAIALELLALIALESNKKMKSILLFGLALLFHKTAIFLLLIPILMVLFDALKTGKVINVLVLSGLLLIVLAGALAVSSITDKFLVHYIGAGMSSSGALIRLSMNLLPATIFLLEYYTGTGHNLFRSSSKVYLALSWLVIFSFALLFTGSSTSADRLALYLIPIQIYVLGNLPYLFFAQGREVFYRWFFLVLGYSFLVLWIWLQFADHAFAWLPYRMYPFI, via the coding sequence ATGTTTCCCTATTTCCTTGTTTTCTTACTCACATTAATACCATCGATTATAGAAACACCAAAGTGGTATTGGATATTTCTTTTTAGTCTTTATGTTATCTTTATTGGCCTTAGATTTGAAGTTGGTGGAGACTGGCTCCAGTACATAGATATACTTGAAATTTCTAAGCATCAGCCATGGGTGGGCTTTGAAGCATTACTTGCAGATCCTGCATATCACTGGATTAATAAGATTGCTGCTGCTCTTAATCAGGAGATTTATTTTGTAAATTTATGTATTGCAGTGATTTACACAACCTGCTTATTTACTTTTTGTCAAAAACTGAAAAATCCTTACTTAGGTTTAACAGTTGCCTTTCCGTACTTAACAACTGTTGTGGCAATGGGATACACTCGGCAAGCAGGAGCAATTGCTTTAGAGCTATTGGCATTAATAGCACTAGAATCTAATAAAAAAATGAAATCTATTTTGCTTTTCGGCTTGGCATTGCTTTTTCATAAAACAGCAATATTTTTGTTATTAATTCCAATATTGATGGTTCTTTTCGATGCATTAAAAACAGGAAAAGTAATTAATGTTCTAGTTCTATCAGGGTTATTGTTAATAGTTTTAGCTGGAGCACTTGCTGTTTCTAGCATTACTGATAAATTTTTAGTTCACTACATCGGAGCAGGAATGTCATCTTCAGGAGCTTTAATTCGATTATCGATGAATCTCTTGCCTGCAACTATTTTTTTGCTTGAATACTATACAGGAACAGGGCATAATCTCTTTAGGAGTTCTTCAAAAGTCTATCTTGCTTTATCTTGGCTAGTTATTTTTTCTTTTGCACTCCTGTTTACAGGCTCTTCAACTTCTGCCGATCGCCTTGCGCTCTACCTAATACCTATTCAGATTTATGTTTTAGGAAATTTACCCTATCTCTTTTTCGCTCAAGGTCGAGAAGTGTTTTATCGATGGTTTTTCTTAGTACTAGGTTACAGTTTTTTGGTATTGTGGATATGGCTACAATTTGCCGATCATGCTTTTGCGTGGTTACCCTATCGCATGTATCCTTTTATCTAG
- a CDS encoding glycosyltransferase family 4 protein, with translation MLLRGYPIACILLSSMEIKNHYKTSKLSGLSLILLCNNAKMLINFRSDLILDLIHAGTKVYCLAPDYTETEILKLSEMGAICHHFYLVRNSTNPWQEIKSFFSIITIIKQINADSLLAITSKPIIWGLLAAASIRVPYRFALFTGLGYAFTPTNSLKQKILKGILGFLYRLSLPVATKVIFQNSDDASEIINICKLPSKKATIIKGTGVSLKEWTYLPPHVEPITFTFVGRLLKEKGVLEFLQAAKEIRSQYPSIRFWLLGQFDTNPGSLPEAQIKKIIELGIVEWFGFANVKEYLGSTSVFVLPSYREGVPRSTQEAMAMGRPVITTDVPGCRETVIGGYNGYLIPPRDVDALITAMHKFIEQPSLIPLMGYHSYQMAVELFDVKKINAQYIKLFHGC, from the coding sequence ATGCTTTTGCGTGGTTACCCTATCGCATGTATCCTTTTATCTAGTATGGAAATCAAGAACCACTATAAAACATCTAAGCTATCTGGATTGTCGCTGATATTGCTTTGTAATAATGCTAAGATGTTAATTAATTTTAGAAGTGATTTAATTTTGGATTTAATTCACGCAGGTACCAAAGTTTATTGTTTAGCTCCAGATTATACAGAAACAGAAATCTTAAAACTAAGTGAAATGGGTGCTATATGTCATCATTTTTACCTTGTTCGTAATAGTACTAATCCTTGGCAAGAGATTAAATCTTTCTTTTCTATTATTACAATAATAAAACAAATTAATGCTGATAGTCTCTTGGCTATTACCTCAAAGCCGATTATTTGGGGATTACTTGCAGCGGCATCAATTCGTGTTCCTTACCGATTTGCGTTATTTACAGGACTAGGATATGCCTTTACCCCAACGAATAGCTTAAAGCAGAAAATACTCAAGGGTATTCTAGGATTTTTATACAGGCTATCACTTCCTGTCGCAACAAAAGTCATTTTTCAAAATTCTGATGATGCCAGTGAAATTATAAATATATGTAAACTTCCTTCAAAAAAAGCTACAATTATTAAAGGAACAGGTGTCAGCTTGAAGGAGTGGACATATCTGCCTCCCCATGTTGAGCCTATAACATTTACCTTTGTGGGTCGCCTGCTCAAAGAAAAAGGGGTTCTTGAGTTTTTACAAGCAGCAAAAGAAATACGATCCCAATATCCTTCAATTCGATTTTGGCTTTTAGGTCAGTTTGATACCAACCCAGGGAGCTTACCTGAAGCACAAATCAAAAAAATTATTGAGCTTGGTATAGTTGAGTGGTTTGGCTTTGCCAATGTCAAAGAGTATCTAGGTAGTACTAGCGTCTTTGTTTTACCTTCATACCGTGAGGGTGTTCCCCGTAGTACACAAGAAGCAATGGCTATGGGGCGGCCAGTGATTACTACGGACGTGCCGGGTTGTCGCGAAACGGTTATTGGCGGCTATAATGGTTACCTCATTCCACCCCGAGATGTCGATGCTTTGATCACTGCAATGCACAAATTTATTGAACAGCCCAGCTTGATCCCTCTAATGGGGTATCATAGTTATCAAATGGCTGTAGAGTTGTTTGATGTAAAGAAAATCAATGCTCAGTACATCAAGTTGTTTCATGGGTGCTAG
- the tviB gene encoding Vi polysaccharide biosynthesis UDP-N-acetylglucosamine C-6 dehydrogenase TviB codes for MISSFSDRLKIAVIGLGYVGLPLAVEFGKKYHTIGYDLDVQRIAELKQGYDRTGEVSKADLQSCSLLMYTTHLEDLSICNIFIISVPTPIDYHKVPDLEPLIKASKSVGQILSPQSIVIYESTVYPGVTEEVCVPILEQESKLKFNRDFFVGYSPERINPGDHNHRLTTIKKVTSGSTPEVADLVDRLYASIIPAGTYQASSIRVAEAAKVIENIQRDINIALVNELSIIFHLLGIDTEEVLAAASTKWNFLPFRPGLVGGHCIGVDPYYLTYKAAACNYHPELILAGRRINDNMGFYVAAQFLKLLVKKGIDLPNARVLVMGLTFKENCPDLRNTRVVDIVKELQSYGLEVDIYDPWVDPQQAKREYGISLIEELSHQWDGIIIAVAHQQFHEMGATGIRRLLKTPGVLYDVKWVLPKEDVDGRL; via the coding sequence ATGATCTCTAGTTTTTCCGATAGACTTAAAATCGCTGTAATTGGCCTAGGTTATGTTGGCCTTCCTTTGGCTGTTGAATTTGGCAAGAAGTACCATACCATTGGTTATGATCTTGATGTTCAACGTATCGCTGAACTTAAGCAGGGGTATGACAGAACAGGAGAAGTCAGCAAAGCTGATTTACAATCATGTTCCTTGCTAATGTACACAACACATCTTGAGGACTTAAGCATCTGTAACATTTTTATTATTTCTGTGCCTACCCCGATAGATTATCACAAGGTTCCAGATCTTGAACCTTTAATAAAAGCCTCCAAGAGTGTTGGTCAAATTTTATCACCTCAATCTATAGTCATCTATGAGTCTACTGTTTACCCGGGTGTCACAGAAGAAGTTTGTGTTCCCATTCTTGAGCAAGAATCCAAACTAAAATTTAATCGGGATTTCTTTGTGGGTTATAGTCCTGAACGCATAAATCCAGGGGATCATAATCATCGTTTAACCACAATTAAAAAGGTTACCTCTGGCTCAACACCTGAAGTTGCTGATTTAGTCGATCGTTTATATGCATCAATTATTCCAGCTGGAACGTATCAAGCAAGCTCAATTAGAGTTGCCGAAGCAGCAAAAGTAATTGAGAATATTCAACGAGATATTAATATTGCTCTCGTGAATGAGTTATCTATTATTTTTCACCTATTAGGCATTGATACAGAAGAAGTATTAGCTGCTGCAAGCACAAAATGGAATTTCTTGCCTTTTCGTCCGGGCTTAGTCGGTGGCCACTGTATTGGTGTTGATCCCTACTATCTAACCTACAAAGCAGCAGCTTGCAATTATCACCCTGAACTGATTCTGGCTGGTCGCCGTATCAATGATAATATGGGGTTTTATGTAGCAGCACAGTTTTTGAAATTATTAGTCAAAAAGGGAATTGATTTGCCCAATGCCCGTGTTCTTGTTATGGGACTAACCTTTAAGGAAAATTGCCCCGATTTACGCAACACACGGGTGGTTGACATTGTCAAGGAACTGCAAAGCTATGGCCTAGAGGTTGATATTTACGATCCTTGGGTAGATCCTCAACAGGCCAAGAGAGAATATGGAATTTCCCTGATTGAAGAGTTATCTCATCAGTGGGATGGGATTATTATTGCTGTTGCCCATCAGCAGTTTCATGAAATGGGTGCTACTGGCATTCGTCGCCTCTTAAAAACGCCGGGGGTTCTTTATGATGTCAAGTGGGTATTACCGAAGGAAGATGTGGATGGTCGCCTTTAG
- a CDS encoding NAD-dependent epimerase, translating into MDILVTGVAGFIGNAVALELLKRGDRVIGLDNLNDYYDVNLKKARLERLNSFTASDQFVFRKIDLVNRAGVNQLFTDFPPQRVIHLAAQAGVRYSIENPLAYIDSNIVGFIHILEACRHHQIEHLVYASTSSVYGANKKLPFSVHDNVDHPLSLYAATKKANELMAHTYSYLYDLPTTGLRFFTVYGPWGRPDMALFKFTKAILNNEPLPVFNYGKHRRDFTYIDDIVEGVLRVLDRPATPNPSWNGESPDPATSLAPWRVYNIGAHRPVELLRYIELLETYLGKKAQLNLLPLQPGDVPDTYADVVALKEETGYEPTTPVEVGVQRFVEWYCDFYRICL; encoded by the coding sequence ATGGATATTTTGGTGACGGGTGTTGCTGGATTTATTGGCAATGCAGTAGCCTTAGAGCTACTTAAGCGGGGCGATCGCGTGATTGGTCTCGATAATCTCAACGACTACTACGATGTCAACCTCAAGAAAGCCCGCCTTGAACGCCTCAATTCTTTCACGGCAAGTGATCAATTTGTATTTAGAAAAATCGATCTTGTAAATCGCGCAGGGGTGAACCAACTCTTTACAGACTTTCCCCCACAACGGGTGATCCACTTGGCAGCCCAAGCGGGTGTCCGCTACTCGATTGAGAATCCCTTAGCCTATATTGACAGTAATATTGTCGGCTTTATCCACATTTTAGAAGCCTGTCGCCACCATCAGATAGAGCATCTTGTCTATGCCAGCACCTCAAGCGTCTATGGTGCCAATAAAAAACTGCCTTTTTCGGTTCACGATAATGTTGATCACCCCTTGAGTCTCTATGCAGCCACCAAGAAAGCTAACGAACTGATGGCGCATACCTACAGCTATCTCTATGACCTTCCCACGACTGGCCTGCGCTTTTTTACCGTCTATGGACCTTGGGGGCGCCCCGACATGGCACTGTTCAAGTTTACGAAAGCCATTTTGAATAACGAGCCACTTCCCGTCTTTAACTATGGCAAGCATCGCCGCGACTTCACTTACATTGACGACATTGTGGAGGGGGTTCTGCGGGTTCTGGATCGACCTGCTACACCAAACCCCTCATGGAATGGGGAAAGTCCTGATCCAGCTACCAGTCTCGCCCCTTGGCGTGTTTACAACATTGGTGCCCACCGCCCCGTTGAACTCCTGCGCTATATTGAACTCTTAGAAACCTATCTCGGGAAAAAAGCGCAGTTGAATCTCTTACCTTTGCAGCCCGGTGATGTGCCTGATACCTATGCCGATGTCGTTGCTCTCAAAGAGGAGACAGGATATGAACCAACAACACCTGTGGAAGTAGGCGTGCAGCGATTTGTTGAGTGGTACTGTGATTTCTATAGGATATGTTTGTAG
- a CDS encoding GumC family protein has translation MVFNQNHYSNNSAKEEIQESSRSLDRKNSLFQPITVDKVTIGELLSGIKRRWKTATLVGLAVGITYVAYYYLFLRSYQRTISLQVEAIKPLGGRPGTSSESIRSLVQSLPSVPMLSGETRGDTTTLIQILNSDLVLKPLYEKFLESYPELDSETYTYESFRRSIKIEPQQLGFGNIRLGNTDSKVIQITFSSDNKHKLNSALNLFAEKIIEFNEKEKQQQIFQNLRYVNQEIQRTLSQIDDLEDQLNQFRSANQVLRPDSIGSMSASGSSDADLYRMQLANLITARNENNAKIESVQQTFDSINSQLQMTPAEALVASNLSTSVNYTNLLTNLTDVEKRLAEELSRLQPNAPTVRSLDEERRLILAQIKQEAQQIAQRNQVSNPESLIGYQSSVSEGLIGKYIDAKVELESLRRMDEELDRQIAATRQELVRLTLLANPYRKIEQRIAAAQQSLQLLLQTRQSLQLQIAQQDFTWRILSDLEDTEQYKVTMRLSNALVIALILGIASGVVLALILDLLDSRFLEVEQVRQNTGLPIVGQIPLASEFDQYSFTRLETPLTLWGLQHYLAGGTPTFRESFYFLLSHLEQLGLQRTLAVTSAQAGEGRTTIAAYLALAAATLGKRVLLIDVNLRQPGLHQVFGIANTSGLAELLTGTLPLPNWFSLFEAHSEKLWVLTAGQPQQEPMSLLSSPQWHSFLASTQAAFDLVIIDTAPMVQCAETNRLVASVDQALFVVRLGKTKRDAFAKALKEYDLGLKDKAIGIVVNGVGAPQQSQVEGLPIPSSSEPQSAAVS, from the coding sequence ATGGTTTTCAATCAAAATCACTATTCTAATAACAGTGCAAAAGAAGAAATTCAAGAGTCTTCTAGGTCTCTTGATCGAAAAAATAGTCTTTTTCAGCCGATTACTGTTGACAAAGTAACGATTGGTGAACTGTTATCGGGAATCAAAAGAAGGTGGAAGACTGCAACTCTTGTCGGACTCGCTGTAGGGATTACATACGTTGCCTATTACTATCTATTTCTTAGGAGTTACCAGCGAACTATTTCTTTGCAAGTAGAGGCTATTAAACCCTTAGGCGGCAGACCGGGAACCAGCTCAGAATCAATTCGCAGCTTGGTTCAATCATTACCTAGTGTACCCATGCTTTCGGGGGAAACAAGAGGTGATACAACGACTCTCATACAAATTCTCAATAGTGACTTAGTACTTAAACCCCTTTATGAAAAGTTTTTGGAGTCTTATCCCGAGCTAGATTCCGAGACCTACACCTATGAATCTTTTCGTAGAAGTATTAAAATTGAACCTCAGCAACTTGGATTTGGCAATATTCGCCTAGGTAATACAGATTCCAAGGTTATTCAAATTACATTTTCATCTGACAATAAACATAAATTAAATTCTGCTCTCAATTTATTTGCTGAAAAAATTATAGAATTTAATGAAAAAGAGAAGCAACAACAAATTTTTCAAAACTTGCGATATGTTAATCAAGAAATTCAAAGAACACTTAGCCAAATTGATGATCTTGAAGATCAGTTGAACCAGTTTCGCTCTGCAAATCAAGTATTGAGGCCTGATTCTATAGGTAGCATGAGTGCTAGTGGTTCTAGTGATGCTGATCTATATCGAATGCAGTTAGCTAACTTAATTACTGCAAGAAATGAGAATAATGCCAAAATAGAGTCTGTACAGCAAACCTTTGATTCTATCAACTCACAACTACAAATGACCCCTGCTGAAGCACTTGTTGCCTCTAATTTGAGCACATCGGTCAATTACACTAACCTACTCACAAATCTGACAGATGTAGAAAAGAGGCTTGCTGAAGAGTTAAGTAGATTACAACCAAATGCTCCTACTGTTCGTAGTCTTGATGAAGAGAGGCGCCTAATATTAGCGCAGATTAAGCAAGAGGCTCAGCAGATTGCCCAAAGAAATCAAGTATCAAATCCAGAAAGTCTAATTGGCTACCAAAGCTCTGTTTCAGAAGGGCTTATTGGTAAGTATATTGACGCAAAAGTTGAGCTTGAGTCTTTAAGACGTATGGATGAAGAACTTGATCGACAAATTGCAGCAACTCGCCAAGAACTAGTTCGACTGACACTCTTAGCAAATCCCTATCGCAAGATTGAGCAGCGTATAGCAGCGGCACAGCAATCGCTTCAACTTCTACTTCAGACACGGCAGTCGCTACAATTACAAATTGCGCAACAGGATTTTACATGGCGGATACTATCAGATCTTGAGGATACAGAGCAATATAAGGTAACCATGCGGTTATCAAACGCCTTAGTGATTGCTTTGATTTTAGGAATTGCTTCTGGAGTCGTTTTGGCATTGATTTTAGACTTACTGGATTCTCGCTTTCTGGAGGTTGAACAAGTTCGGCAAAACACTGGACTGCCAATTGTCGGGCAAATCCCCCTCGCAAGTGAGTTTGATCAGTACTCGTTTACACGGCTAGAAACTCCCCTCACCCTCTGGGGACTTCAGCATTATCTTGCAGGGGGAACACCTACATTTAGGGAAAGTTTTTATTTCCTGTTGAGTCATTTAGAACAGCTCGGTCTTCAGCGAACCCTAGCAGTAACATCTGCCCAGGCAGGGGAAGGGCGAACAACAATCGCAGCCTATTTAGCGCTTGCCGCTGCTACGCTTGGTAAGCGAGTTTTGCTGATAGATGTAAATCTGCGTCAGCCCGGGCTGCATCAAGTTTTTGGGATTGCAAACACGTCCGGTCTTGCTGAGCTATTAACAGGAACTCTTCCTCTACCTAATTGGTTTAGTCTTTTTGAAGCTCACTCTGAAAAACTTTGGGTACTGACGGCAGGGCAACCGCAGCAAGAGCCGATGAGTCTGTTGAGCTCGCCGCAATGGCATTCGTTTTTGGCTTCTACCCAAGCTGCCTTTGATTTGGTGATTATTGATACGGCACCGATGGTGCAGTGTGCAGAAACCAATCGCCTTGTGGCCAGTGTCGATCAAGCGCTCTTTGTCGTACGTTTAGGCAAAACAAAACGGGATGCGTTTGCTAAGGCACTGAAGGAATATGATTTGGGGCTGAAGGATAAGGCTATTGGTATTGTCGTCAATGGAGTGGGTGCACCTCAGCAGAGTCAAGTAGAAGGCTTGCCCATACCATCTTCTTCTGAACCCCAGTCAGCGGCAGTGAGCTAG
- a CDS encoding 2-isopropylmalate synthase, with the protein MRIKYPPQTVDRVLIFDTTLRDGEQSPGASLNVDEKLTIARQLARLGVDIIEAGFPFASPGDFEAVQRIAETVGSSETSPVICGLARATRQDIEAAAKALKPAYYPRIHTFIATSDIHLEYKLRKTRAEVLEIAPEMVAYAKSFVDDVEFSPEDAGRSDPEFLYQVLERVIDAGATTINIPDTVGYTTPAEFGALIKGIKENVPNIDRAVISVHGHNDLGLAVANFLEAVKNGARQLECTINGIGERAGNAALEELVMALYVRRQYFNPFLGRPPESEAPLTNINTREIYKTSRLVSNLTGMLIQPNKAIVGANAFAHQSGIHQDGVLKHKQTYEIMDAQLIGLADNQIVLGKLSGRNAFATRLRELGFELSETELNKAFLRFKDLADKKKEITDWDLEAIAKDETQGIDLRGYQLEFVQVSCGDHARPTATVTVRTPSGEELTDAAIGTGPVDAVYRAINRVVQIPNRLIEYSVQSVTAGIDAMGEVTIRLQHEDRIYSGHAANTDIIVASAHAYMNALNRLYRGLEQRALHPQA; encoded by the coding sequence ATGCGCATTAAGTATCCTCCCCAGACCGTTGATCGGGTGTTGATTTTTGATACCACACTGCGGGACGGTGAACAGTCTCCGGGTGCCTCCCTAAATGTGGATGAAAAACTCACCATCGCCCGTCAACTGGCACGGCTGGGGGTGGATATTATTGAGGCGGGTTTTCCCTTTGCCAGCCCCGGCGACTTTGAAGCCGTACAGCGGATTGCGGAAACCGTAGGCAGTAGTGAAACCTCTCCCGTGATCTGCGGTCTTGCCCGTGCCACCCGCCAAGATATTGAAGCGGCTGCAAAGGCATTGAAACCTGCCTACTATCCCCGCATTCACACCTTCATTGCGACCTCGGATATTCACCTTGAGTACAAACTGCGGAAAACCCGCGCTGAAGTACTGGAAATTGCCCCAGAAATGGTGGCCTATGCCAAGTCCTTCGTGGATGATGTGGAGTTTTCCCCTGAGGATGCCGGGCGTTCGGATCCAGAGTTTCTCTATCAAGTTCTGGAGCGAGTCATTGATGCTGGTGCAACAACAATTAACATTCCCGACACCGTGGGGTACACCACTCCCGCCGAATTTGGTGCCCTGATCAAAGGCATTAAGGAAAATGTGCCCAATATTGATCGCGCCGTGATTTCCGTTCATGGTCACAATGATTTGGGTCTGGCCGTCGCCAACTTCCTTGAAGCAGTGAAAAATGGGGCACGGCAACTGGAGTGTACGATCAATGGCATTGGTGAGCGTGCCGGGAATGCTGCCCTTGAGGAATTGGTAATGGCTCTCTATGTACGGCGGCAGTACTTCAATCCTTTCCTAGGCCGTCCACCCGAATCGGAAGCACCCCTAACGAATATCAACACCCGTGAAATTTATAAAACCTCCCGCTTGGTCTCCAACCTAACGGGGATGCTGATTCAACCCAACAAGGCAATCGTTGGTGCCAATGCCTTTGCCCACCAATCGGGGATTCACCAAGATGGCGTCCTCAAGCACAAGCAAACCTATGAAATCATGGACGCCCAACTCATTGGCCTTGCCGATAACCAAATTGTCTTGGGCAAGCTCTCTGGCCGCAATGCCTTTGCCACCCGCCTGCGGGAATTGGGCTTTGAACTCAGTGAAACCGAACTCAATAAAGCCTTTTTGCGCTTCAAGGATCTGGCGGACAAGAAAAAGGAAATCACCGACTGGGATCTCGAGGCGATCGCCAAGGATGAGACCCAAGGAATCGATCTGCGGGGCTATCAACTGGAATTTGTCCAAGTCTCCTGCGGCGATCATGCCCGCCCGACCGCCACGGTTACTGTGCGCACCCCTAGCGGCGAGGAATTGACGGATGCGGCCATTGGTACAGGACCTGTGGATGCCGTTTATCGCGCTATTAACCGTGTTGTGCAGATTCCCAATCGCCTCATTGAATATTCGGTGCAATCGGTTACCGCCGGCATTGATGCGATGGGTGAGGTGACGATTCGGCTACAGCACGAGGATCGTATCTATTCGGGTCATGCCGCCAACACTGATATCATTGTCGCCTCTGCTCATGCTTATATGAATGCCCTCAACCGCCTCTACCGCGGTCTTGAACAACGGGCGCTACATCCCCAAGCCTAG